The Actinomycetes bacterium genome includes the window TCGGCTGGTGCTGTCGAAGGTGCGCGCCAGGCTGGGCGGACGGATCCGCCTGCTCGTCTCGGGCAGTGCGGCCCTGTCGCAGGACGTCGCCGCCTGGTTCCACGCCGCCGGGCTGGCGCTGATCGAGGGCTACGGACTCACCGAGACCTCCGGCGGGGCCTGCATCGGCGACCCCGACCACCCGGTGCTCGGGGTCGTCGGCCCGCCCCTGGTCGGTTCCGAGGTCAAGATCGCGGACGATGGGGAGATCCTGATCCGCGGTCCGCTGGTGATGCGCGGCTACCACAACCTCCCCGGGCCCACCGCCGAGGTGCTCGACGACGACGGCTGGTTCGCCACCGGCGACATCGGCGCCCTCGACGCGGCCGGCCGGCTGCGGGTCACCGACCGGAAGAAGGACCTGATCAAGACCTCCGGCGGGAAGTACATCGCACCGCAGGCCATCGAGGTGATGTTCAAGGCGGTCTGCCCGCTGGCCAGCCAGATGCTCGTGCACGCTGACGGCCGCAACTACGCGACGGCCCTGATCGCCCTCGACCCGGACGCGCTGGCCCAGTGGGGACGGGCGCAAGGGCTGGCGGCCAGCGACTTCGCCGCGCTGGTCGAGGCTCCCGCGCTCCAGGCGTACGTGCGATCCTGCGTGGATGTGCTCAACGGCCGGCTCAACCGGTGGGAGACGATCAAGGACTTCCGGATCCTCGACCACGACCTGTCGGTCGAGGACGACGAGCTGACGCCGAGCATGAAGATG containing:
- a CDS encoding AMP-binding protein, whose product is RLVLSKVRARLGGRIRLLVSGSAALSQDVAAWFHAAGLALIEGYGLTETSGGACIGDPDHPVLGVVGPPLVGSEVKIADDGEILIRGPLVMRGYHNLPGPTAEVLDDDGWFATGDIGALDAAGRLRVTDRKKDLIKTSGGKYIAPQAIEVMFKAVCPLASQMLVHADGRNYATALIALDPDALAQWGRAQGLAASDFAALVEAPALQAYVRSCVDVLNGRLNRWETIKDFRILDHDLSVEDDELTPSMKMKRKRMEARYEGLLDSMYAGPPHG